The Suncus etruscus isolate mSunEtr1 chromosome 14, mSunEtr1.pri.cur, whole genome shotgun sequence genome contains a region encoding:
- the CRISPLD2 gene encoding cysteine-rich secretory protein LCCL domain-containing 2, producing the protein MHPVPTGALLLGLALLVCGSHAFFLPNGTQLEKLLSKYQQAGPHARVRRAIPLSDREEILFLHNKMRGQVNPPASNMEYMTWDEELERSAAAWAQECLWEHGPTSLMPTIGQNLAVHWGWYRSPGSQVQSWYDEVNHYTYPAPHECNPWCPERCSGPMCTHYTQIVWATTTKIGCAVHTCPSMEVWGEMWNNAVFLVCNYSPKGNWIGEAPYKTGTPCSDCPSAYGGSCKNNLCYHDTDPEKREADRANEVETASSPAEAPEGAKPRTTRPRKPQKDTAMSYMAQVVSCDTKLKDKCKGSTCNRYQCPEGCLSSKAKIFGTLFYESSSSICRAAIHYGVLDNRGGLVDITRNGKVPFFVKSGRNGVESLSKYKPSSSFTVSKVKVQDVTCYDTVAQLCPFKKLGTHCPRVRCPAYCENEPAHLAPVFGTNIYADTSSICKTAVHAGALHAGSGGFVDVMPVDRKKVYVDSFRNGVQSESLRTPQDGKAFRIFAVRQ; encoded by the exons ATGCACCCAGTTCCCACGGGCGCCCTGCTGCTGGGCTTGGCGCTGCTGGTCTGCGGGTCCCACGCCTTCTTCCTGCCCAATGGCACGCAGCTAGAGAAGCTTCTAAGCAAGTACCAGCAGGCTGGGCCCCATGCGCGTGTGCGCCGTGCCATCCCGCTCTCAGACCGAGAGGAGATTCTGTTCCTGCACAACAAGATGCGGGGACAAGTGAACCCCCCCGCCTCCAACATGGAGTACATG ACCTGGGACGAGGAGCTGGAGCGGTCGGCAGCTGCCTGGGCACAGGAGTGCCTCTGGGAGCATGGGCCCACCTCACTGATGCCTACCATTGGGCAGAACTTGGCTGTGCACTGGGGCTG GTACCGCTCCCCTGGCTCCCAAGTTCAGTCCTGGTATGATGAGGTGAATCACTACACCTACCCAGCCCCGCACGAGTGTAACCCGTGGTGCCCTGAGAGGTGCTCTGGACCCATGTGCACCCACTACACACAG ATTGTCTGGGCCACCACCACCAAGATTGGCTGCGCGGTGCACACTTGCCCGTCCATGGAAGTGTGGGGAGAGATGTGGAATAACGCCGTGTTCCTGGTCTGCAACTACTCTCCCAA GGGAAATTGGATCGGAGAAGCCCCCTACAAAACTGGCACCCCCTGCTCGGATTGTCCCTCTGCATATGGAGGCAGCtgcaagaacaatctgtgctacCATG ATACAGACCCCGAAAAGCGTGAAGCAGATCGGGCCAACGAGGTGGAGACTGCGTCCAGCCCTGCAGAGGCGCCAGAAGGGGCCAAGCCGCGCACCACCAGGCCCCGGAAGCCCCAGAAAGACACGGCCATGAGCTACATGG CCCAAGTTGTCAGCTGTGACACCAAATTAAAGGACAAGTGCAAAGGTTCCACATGCAACAG GTACCAGTGTCCAGAAGGCTGTCTGAGCAGCAAGGCCAAGATTTTTGGGACCCTGTTCTATGAGAGT TCCTCCAGCATCTGCCGGGCGGCCATCCACTACGGAGTGCTGGACAACAGAGGAGGGCTGGTGGACATCACCAGGAACGGGAAAGTCCCCTTCTTTGTGAAGTCAGGACGGAACGGGGTGGAGTCCTTAAG CAAATATAAGCCCTCCAGCTCCTTCACAGTGTCCAAGGTGAAAG TGCAGGATGTGACCTGCTATGACACGGTGGCTCAGCTCTGCCCCTTTAAGAAGCTGGGGACGCATTGCCCACG TGTCCGCTGCCCGGCGTACTGTGAAAATGAGCCGGCCCACCTGGCTCCGGTGTTTGGAACCAACATCTATGCAGAT ACCTCGAGCATCTGCAAGACAGCTGTGCACGCAGGGGCCCTGCATGCAGGGAGCGGTGGCTTTGTGGACGTCATGCCTGTAGACAGGAAGAAGGTCTACGTGGACTCATTCAGGAACGGGGTACAGTCAGAAAG CTTACGGACCCCACAAGATGGAAAGGCCTTCCGGATCTTTGCGGTCAGGCAGTGA